The Solibacillus sp. FSL R7-0668 genome includes the window CATACTTTGTACCGATTAAACGCTGTGCTACTTCCTCCACATCACCAACGCCGAAGAAATCACCGAAAATCGTTACGTCTTCAATAATCCCTTTATTCACTTCAAGACGAATATCAATGCTGCCTGATGGGAAGCGCTTTGTTTTTTGAATGTTGAATCGTGGTGATTTCCCGTAATTCCACTCCCAAAGTTGATAACGATTTTTTGAAATTTCATGGATGTTTGTCCAATCCTCTTCCGTTAATTCATAATATTGAATATTTTCTTCTCCACCAAAGATCGATTTTAAAATCTCCATACGGAACTCCTCGACCGTAATTTTTTCTGGCAAGAAATCAATAATATTTGCAACACGCGAGCGAACCGATTTAATCCCTTTTGATTCGATTTTGTCCTGCTTTACTTTTAAGGAATTCACTACCGCATCAATATCTAAATCAAACATTAATGTCCCGTGGCTAAACATGCGTCCACGAGTAGAGTATTGCGCATTACCAGACACTTTTTTGCCTTCTGCTAAAATATCATTACGACCTGATAATTCAGAGTTTACACCTAATTTTGCAAGCGCATCTACAACTGGCTGTGTGAATTTTTTGTAGTTACTAAAGCTGTTGCCGTCATCCTTCGTTAAGAAGCTGAAGTTTAAGTTGTTGAGATCATGGTATACCGCGCCACCACCTGAAAGACGACGAACGACTAAAACATTATTGGCTTCTACGTAGTCTGTGTTAATTTCCTCAATCGTGTTTTGGTTTTTGCCAATGATAATTGAAGGCTGATTGATGTAGAACAGTAAAAAGTCATCCTTTTCGATATCCATGTTTTTTAGTACATATTCTTCGATTGCTAAGTTAATTCGTGGATCTGTAATTCCTTTATTGTCGATAAAATACAAGCCGATCACTCCTTCACAAATTGTCCATAATTATTTTAACTTAAATTTCACGTTTTGTGTTGACGAATTGCAACTGTTATAATACACTATAAAATATAAACAGAAGTAATATAACAGAAACTTAAAGGAGGCACACACAATGTTAGAAAACGTAGTGGAATTTTTCAAAAATTTACCAGATAAAGTTTGCGTATCATGCGGTGACAAAATTGAAGAACAAAGCGAATGCTACAGCAACAATTGTGATAAATGCAACTCACTTTAATTCTTTATTCACTGTTTAACTAGACTTAAAATACCTTCATCTTAGACCAAGATGAACCTATAACGCTTACTTCAAGCCATAAGCTCGCTCAAAGCTTATGGCTTTTTTCTGCATAAAAAAGCGCATGGACCAAATGCCATGCACTTATTTTTTATCCCGCATTAAGGGACAGTAAGAAGATACCACTGTCCCTAAAAGCCCGATTGGTGATGCTAATGCTCGGTCAAACCCCACCGAGCAAAGATTCACTTTATCCCGCATTAAGGGACAGTAAGAAGATACCACTGTCCCTAAAAGCCCGATTGGTGATGCTAATGCTCGGTCATAACCCCACCGAGCTAAAGGTTCACCTTATCCTTATGCTTCTGTATGATGTTTTGAATAGCGTTTTTTGTGTACTAATGCGAAATAACCGAATGTAACGACTAAACATAACAGCATCACTGTAGCTAGTAATGACCAATTGAACATTAAGAATGTTGTATCACCTGTTGAAATAGCTGCCTTGAAGCCTTGAACAGAGAATGTCATCGGTAAAATTTTATTAAAGAATTGTAATTGTTCTGGTACTAATTCGATTGGGAATGTACCTGCACTTGTTGTTAATTGAAGAATTAACACAATAATGGCGATAAAGCGGCCAGGGTCACCGAATAATGACACAAGCATTTGAACAATTGCAAGGAATGTAAAGCTTGTTAAAATCGTTGTGAAAATAAACTGTGGCATGTTCCCTACTTCAAGTCCTAATCCCCACACGACAATCGCTACTGTTAATAAGGATTGTACAATACCAACACCCATTAATACAGATACTTTACTAATAAACCAACTTGCTCCTGTTTTTGGAATAATCGCTGGTTCCACAAGTGGGAAGACAATGGAAATTAATAATGCCCCGACAAATAACCCTAATGAAATAAAGTATGGTGCAAAACCTGTACCATAGTTTGGTACGTGGTTGACAGATTCTTTTTCAACTTCCACTGGTGCACCGACCATATCGTACGTATCTTCAGTTGGATGTACGTCTGCTTTTTCACTAGCTTCTGTCAATTTATCGGTTAATGTCGTTGTACCATCTGTTAGCTCTTTGGTACCTTCGACTAATGTAGTAGAGCCTTGCGCTAACTCACCAGATTTTTCTGCCAGTAAGCTTGTGCCGTCATTTAATTTGTTAGAGCCCTCTACTAAAGTATTTAACCCTTGTGCTAATGATTGTGCTCCTGCTTCAGCACTTGCTGCACCTGTGCTTAATTCAAGTAGCTTATCCGCAATTGTAGCGTTACCTGCTGCAAGGGAAGCGGCACCATCTGTAAGCTGGGCTGAATTTTGCTGTAATTGACCTACCCCTTCACTTACTTGCTGTTGACCCGCATTTAATTTTTCAGCACCCGCGCTAATCGCAGCGATTTTATCGTCTAAGCCATTTGTTCCAACATGTAATTGACTTAAACCACCGCTTACTTGTTTCGTGCCTTCTTGTAATTGCGCCAATGCTGTTGTTAACGCTGCTTGCTTTTCTTCTGGTAGCATCGGAATAATCGCTTCTAGCTGTGCTGCTAGTTGCTCCATGCCCGCAGATACATTGGCTGATCCATCGGCTAATGCTTTTACCTTGTCATCAATACCTGCTGTACCTTGTGTTAATAACGCTAAATTTTCCGTTAAATTTGCCTGACCAGCTGTTAATTCTGTTTGACCATTTGCGACTTGAGCAACCCCATTTGTGTAGCTTTCAATACCTTGCTGTAAGCTATTTGCACCTTCTGCGGCTGTTTGTGCTCCGTCTGATAATTGTTTACTGCCATCTGCAATTTTGGCTACACCTGTTGCTAATTCACTCGCCCCTGTTGCAGCTGTTTTTGCACCCTCTGCTAATGTATCTGTACCAGCTGATAATTCAACTGAGCTTGAAGCTAATTGCTCTAAATAGCCTTTCAATTCATCGGCACCGTCTGCTAATTTTTTGGCACCTTCATCTAATTTTCCAGCGCCATCCGCTGCTTCCACAAAACCATCACCAAGCTGGGTAATCGAATCAAATAATTTTTCAGCATAGGTAGTAGACACTTGTTTATTAACTTCTGCTTTAATGCGATCCATCGCTGTTTCACCAATTTGCGCACTTAAAAAGTTGAAGCCCTCATTCGGGATATAATCAATCACTAATTTTTGTGGCTGATCGTCCAATAATGTTGTCACATGCTCAGAAAAATTTTCTGGGATTTTAATTAAAATATAATATTTTTGATTTAATAATTGTTGATTGGCATCTGCTGCATCGATTTCTTCAAATTGAAATTGCTTACTTTCAACGAGCTTATCCACTAAGGTTTGACCAAGCTCCATCGATTCCCCGTCCATGGTAGTCCCTTTGTCTTCATTGACAATTGCTACGGGCATGCTATCTAAATTTGCGTATGGATCCCAAAACGCCCATAAAAACATACCACTATACATGACAGGCACGAAAAGTACCGCAATTACAGAAATCAGCATTTTTCTCGTTTTGAAAATTTTCAGCCATTCTGCTTTTATCACACTATTTCCTCCTTGTTAAAACTAATTGACCATAAACGTCACTCGGTCATTTCACTGTAAAAAGAAACCCACCTCACATGGAAGTGAATGCTACTTTTTCTTTGCTAAACCACGAAAAATGGTTTCACTAAATAAGGCCAAAATCTCTTGTTCGTTAAGTGGCTCATGATGTGTCAACTGCCAATCTACAATAAACGCTAAATACGATTTAAACAATAAATAGGCTACATGCTCTGCATTACAATCAATGATTTCATCTTTTGCAATCCCATTTCGAATACGCATGGACACATATGAAATAATCTCTGCCTCGATTTTTAAAAGCATTTGCTGTACTTCTGGTGTACGAAGTGCTTTTTCTTCTTCAATCAATTTGGCAAATAGCATATGCCGCTCACGGAATTGAAGCATTTTCATTAAGGCTGTATGCGCATTTTGAATAAAGCTCGCATTCGTATCGATGAGTTGATCGGTTTCATGCTTCATTTCATTAATTAAATGAAAGACCACCTCTTGAAATAGTTCTTCCTTATTTGAAAAAAACGTATAAATCGTTCCTTTACCGACATTAGCGATTTTTGCCACCTGCTCTATCGTCGTTGCTTTATAACCAAATAATGAAAACGATTTTGTAGCTGCATGTAAAATTTCATATCGACGATCCATAAATCCACCTCCTCTAAACAAAAGTGACCAGAAAACCACTTTGGTCATCTGGTCATTATTATACACCGCTCATTTCATTTTGCAACTATTAATGATTATGATCTTCTTCTTTTTCTTCGTCTTTATGCTCTGAATCCTCCATTGTATCGGAGCTTGTATCTTCTAACACCTTGCTCATATCCGGTTTCCCTACAACAAGCTTTTGCTTTGGCATGACATGCATTCCTCGCGCTGTAGTATGAGCATACATATAGTAAACCCCGTCATAATCGAATGTATAGTCCACCGCGTATAAACCATCTGACGTTAATTCCCCAAATAGCATTTCTCCTTGGTCACGTAGGCCGGATTCCCATACTTCGAATTTTACTTCATCCGCATCATCTACGGCCTCTCCATTTTGTGTAATGCGGGCTGCTAATTGAATTGGTTCACCAGCGGATACTAATTCGGCTGTTTGAATATCCACCTCAACAATTGCCGGTGCCTCGGTATTGGCATCTGTTTGAAGTTGTTGTTCATCTCCACAGCCAAATAATAAAAACGGTACTGCAACCATACTATACATCCATTTTTTCATCCTGATTCCTCCATTAATGGTAGTGTTATCATTACATTTGTCCCTTGTTCAACTTTGCTTTCAATTTTTAACGATCCGTTATGCTGTTGAATGATTTGTTCTACGATTGACAGCCCTAATCCACTGCCTCCATCCATTCGACTACGTGCCTTATTCACACGATAAAAGCGCTCCGTTACATGAGGTACATCTTCCTCGGGGATACCAATTCCAAAATCCTGTATTGTAATGACTGCCTCTTTGTCTAATTGAGACGTTGTCATGATAATTTGTGCATGCTCATGTGAATAACGAATTGCATTTTCGATAACATTAATCCATACCTGCTTTAGCTTTTGTTCATCACCTATGACAATCAATTCTTCATCAAAATTTTGCTTGATTTGAATCTGCTTGTTCATCGCTTGCTGGCTTACTAAGCAAATCGCATCACGTAAGCTTTCCGCCAAGACAAGCGGATCATATTCACTCACCGTCATTTCGTCTTTTCGTGCGAGCTGCATGAACTCATTCGTTAAACGTTCCATACGCGCAGCTTCTTTTGCAATAATTTGAACGGCCTCTTCCTTTTGCTGCGCATCCACTAGTCCATTTTGAATGGCTTCACTATAGCCTTTGACATAGCTAATTGGTGTACGTAGTTCATGCGATACGGTAGCTAAAAAGGATTTTTGTGCTTCATCCTCTCGTTGAATTGCTGCTGCCATCTGGTTAAATGCAGCTGACAGGCTTCCGATTTCATCTTTGGATGTCACTTCCACTCTCGTTTCATAATGTCCCTTTGTCATTTTGCCTACCGCTCGCTGCAATTTCGCAAGTGGCTGCAAAATTTTGCCCATACCATAATAAACAAAAAATGCCGCCACTAATAAAAACATTACAGCACCCGTTACAAGTAAAATGACTTCTTGCTGAGCAAGCTCAGAAATTTTAGCAAGTGGGTAATACACATAAATAATACCCTCTAAACGATTTTGATCGGTAAATGGTAAAATAACAGAAATGATTTGACGCTCAAAACGTTCCTCATAGCCTATTTTCGTAACGGCCTTACCCTGCAGCAGCTGCTGACGTTCATCGACCCCAATTAAGGCATCATAATCAATATCAAACGGAACACAGGCACTAAGCTCACGTGGGTTACGTACCGCAAAAATTTCGAGATTGGAATAAGCCGCATACGCATCAATTTCAGCGATCAGCTCATCCGTTACTTTGCCACCTGTGTATTTGGTTTGCAGCTTTTCCCCTACTTCAATCATGGTAGTCTTTGTATCTTCTACATAGAGCTGCTCATATAAAAAGTTTGTAAATATATACATAAATACTACGGTAGCACTTAAAAATAACACGATGAGCAACCAAATTTTCGATGAAAGCTTTTTCATAAGACCTTTTCAAAGCGATAGCCTACACCCCATACCGTTTGAATATAGTCGCTTGCTTCCTTTGATTTTTTTCCTAATTTAATACGTAATGTTTTAATATGTGTATCGACTGTGCGCGTGCCACCAGAATAATTCAAATCCCAAATATGCTCCAGCAGCTGTTCGCGTGAATAGACATTATTTGGATGCTTCATAAATAAATAGAGCAGTTCAAACTCCTTTAAAGTCAACATAATCAATTCATCCTCGATAAAAACTTTACGCGAAATTTCATCTAATTTAATGACCCCATGCTGGATAATCTGAACTTCCGGCTCTTGAATGAGTCCACCTGAGCGGCGCAACACCGCATAAATCCGTGCAACTAATTCCTCTGCCGTAAAGGGCTTTACAATATAGTCATCGCCACCAATCATCAGTCCCTTTACTTTATCGTCCTTCGCATCCCGCGCCGTTAAAAAGATAATAGGCACCTTGTCCATCGTCATGGCATGGATGGCTTGACACACCTCAAAGCCATCTTCACCTGGCATCATGACATCTAATAACACTAAGTCAATGGCCTGTCGACTAATTATTTGATAAGCCTCTGCCCCATTTTCAGCGTGAATCGTTTGGAAGCCTGAGTTTACTAATACTAAATCAATGAGCTGACGCATATCGATTTCATCATCTACAATTAAGATTGTCGTCATTAAGGTCTCTCCCTTACGAATAACTGAAATGCACCTTTTCCGGTAGCGATTTTTCTTATAATTTGTGCTTGTTCCATCACATACAGTGTTTGATCATCATAGCCCGCTACCACTAATTGATCATTAAAATAAGCGACTGTAAACGGGTTCGCTGCAACCTCTTGCTGCCAATGTATCTTTCCATCTAA containing:
- a CDS encoding lipoate--protein ligase is translated as MYFIDNKGITDPRINLAIEEYVLKNMDIEKDDFLLFYINQPSIIIGKNQNTIEEINTDYVEANNVLVVRRLSGGGAVYHDLNNLNFSFLTKDDGNSFSNYKKFTQPVVDALAKLGVNSELSGRNDILAEGKKVSGNAQYSTRGRMFSHGTLMFDLDIDAVVNSLKVKQDKIESKGIKSVRSRVANIIDFLPEKITVEEFRMEILKSIFGGEENIQYYELTEEDWTNIHEISKNRYQLWEWNYGKSPRFNIQKTKRFPSGSIDIRLEVNKGIIEDVTIFGDFFGVGDVEEVAQRLIGTKYDRTAIAEVLKDMDIPTYFGGITEEDFLQLIY
- the yhfH gene encoding protein YhfH, whose protein sequence is MLENVVEFFKNLPDKVCVSCGDKIEEQSECYSNNCDKCNSL
- a CDS encoding YhgE/Pip domain-containing protein; protein product: MIKAEWLKIFKTRKMLISVIAVLFVPVMYSGMFLWAFWDPYANLDSMPVAIVNEDKGTTMDGESMELGQTLVDKLVESKQFQFEEIDAADANQQLLNQKYYILIKIPENFSEHVTTLLDDQPQKLVIDYIPNEGFNFLSAQIGETAMDRIKAEVNKQVSTTYAEKLFDSITQLGDGFVEAADGAGKLDEGAKKLADGADELKGYLEQLASSSVELSAGTDTLAEGAKTAATGASELATGVAKIADGSKQLSDGAQTAAEGANSLQQGIESYTNGVAQVANGQTELTAGQANLTENLALLTQGTAGIDDKVKALADGSANVSAGMEQLAAQLEAIIPMLPEEKQAALTTALAQLQEGTKQVSGGLSQLHVGTNGLDDKIAAISAGAEKLNAGQQQVSEGVGQLQQNSAQLTDGAASLAAGNATIADKLLELSTGAASAEAGAQSLAQGLNTLVEGSNKLNDGTSLLAEKSGELAQGSTTLVEGTKELTDGTTTLTDKLTEASEKADVHPTEDTYDMVGAPVEVEKESVNHVPNYGTGFAPYFISLGLFVGALLISIVFPLVEPAIIPKTGASWFISKVSVLMGVGIVQSLLTVAIVVWGLGLEVGNMPQFIFTTILTSFTFLAIVQMLVSLFGDPGRFIAIIVLILQLTTSAGTFPIELVPEQLQFFNKILPMTFSVQGFKAAISTGDTTFLMFNWSLLATVMLLCLVVTFGYFALVHKKRYSKHHTEA
- a CDS encoding TetR/AcrR family transcriptional regulator yields the protein MDRRYEILHAATKSFSLFGYKATTIEQVAKIANVGKGTIYTFFSNKEELFQEVVFHLINEMKHETDQLIDTNASFIQNAHTALMKMLQFRERHMLFAKLIEEEKALRTPEVQQMLLKIEAEIISYVSMRIRNGIAKDEIIDCNAEHVAYLLFKSYLAFIVDWQLTHHEPLNEQEILALFSETIFRGLAKKK
- a CDS encoding FixH family protein, whose product is MKKWMYSMVAVPFLLFGCGDEQQLQTDANTEAPAIVEVDIQTAELVSAGEPIQLAARITQNGEAVDDADEVKFEVWESGLRDQGEMLFGELTSDGLYAVDYTFDYDGVYYMYAHTTARGMHVMPKQKLVVGKPDMSKVLEDTSSDTMEDSEHKDEEKEEDHNH
- a CDS encoding sensor histidine kinase, whose product is MKKLSSKIWLLIVLFLSATVVFMYIFTNFLYEQLYVEDTKTTMIEVGEKLQTKYTGGKVTDELIAEIDAYAAYSNLEIFAVRNPRELSACVPFDIDYDALIGVDERQQLLQGKAVTKIGYEERFERQIISVILPFTDQNRLEGIIYVYYPLAKISELAQQEVILLVTGAVMFLLVAAFFVYYGMGKILQPLAKLQRAVGKMTKGHYETRVEVTSKDEIGSLSAAFNQMAAAIQREDEAQKSFLATVSHELRTPISYVKGYSEAIQNGLVDAQQKEEAVQIIAKEAARMERLTNEFMQLARKDEMTVSEYDPLVLAESLRDAICLVSQQAMNKQIQIKQNFDEELIVIGDEQKLKQVWINVIENAIRYSHEHAQIIMTTSQLDKEAVITIQDFGIGIPEEDVPHVTERFYRVNKARSRMDGGSGLGLSIVEQIIQQHNGSLKIESKVEQGTNVMITLPLMEESG
- a CDS encoding response regulator transcription factor produces the protein MTTILIVDDEIDMRQLIDLVLVNSGFQTIHAENGAEAYQIISRQAIDLVLLDVMMPGEDGFEVCQAIHAMTMDKVPIIFLTARDAKDDKVKGLMIGGDDYIVKPFTAEELVARIYAVLRRSGGLIQEPEVQIIQHGVIKLDEISRKVFIEDELIMLTLKEFELLYLFMKHPNNVYSREQLLEHIWDLNYSGGTRTVDTHIKTLRIKLGKKSKEASDYIQTVWGVGYRFEKVL